The nucleotide sequence ATATCTTGTTTCTAATTTTAAAATTAAAACCCTCGTTCTTTTTGCAATCGTTCATAAGCTTCTTGTACTTGTCTGAATTTTTGCTCTGCTCCTTGTTGGTGTTCTTTTCCTAAATGAATCACTTTATCAGGATGATATTTTTTCGCCATTTTACGATATGCTTTTTTAACTTCATCATCAGTAGCAGATTTACTAATTTCTAGGATTTTATAAGCATTCTCACTACTGTTATAAAACATTGCTTTAATACTTTCGAAATCTCTAGAATTAATTCCTAAATAACCAGCTATCGTATAAATCTGACGAACTTCGTCTTCAGTTACCAGTTCATCTGCTTTAGCAATTCCGAATAAAAAATGCATCAATTGTAAACGTGATGGATGATCCATCATTTGTTTAATTTGTAAGCATACTTGTCGTGTAGATATATTTTGTTTCGAAATGTTTTTAAATAACTTAAAAGCATGATTTGCACGTTCGCTACCATACATACTATTAAATTGCTGGCGAACAAAATCTAATTCGCGTTGGTCTTGTTTACCATCGGCTTTAATAATTATAGAAGCTAGAATTAATAAACTTACTTCAAAATCACCAGATTGTGTTTTAGGTTGTTGTTGCGTTCTTGAGCCTCTTGTGTTATAAGCATTTTGTTGGCGCCTACGATATTCTTGGCGTTCTCCAATTAAACGATCTCTATTTCCGCTTGATGCTGAATCAAACATACTTCCTATAGCTAGCCCTATAATTGCACCTATTGGGCCTCCAAAAGACCAACCTAAAGCACCTCCTATCCACTTTGAAAAACTCACGTAAGTAATATATTTTAATTAAGATCAAACCTACACATTTTACTTTTAAAAAGAAAAAATGTATTTAGTAAGTTTTTTAACTCAACCTTTACTATATAGTTAGTAGATTACATAGTTCTTTTGTTACACAATTATGTATCTTTGTAGTCTAATTTTTTTTATAAAATATAAAATTTCAAAAATATGTATCCAGCAGATTTAGTAAAACCTATGCGAGAAGATTTAACCAATGTTGGTTTTGAAGAGTTACAAACTGTTGAAGCTGTAGATGCGGCTTTAACAAAAGAAGGAACAACTCTGGTTGTTGTAAATTCAGTTTGTGGTTGTGCAGCAGCTAATGCACGCCCTGGAGCGCGTTTATCATTGCAAAATGCAAAACGCCCAACTAATTTAGTAACCGTTTTCGCAGGGGTTGATGCAGATGCTACCAATGCAGCAAGAGGTTATATGATTCCGTTTCCACCAAGTTCACCAAGTATAGCTTTATTTAAAGATGGCGAATTGGTGCATATGTTAGAGCGACATCATATTGAAGGTCGTCCAGCTGATTTAATTGCTGAAAACCTTATGGACGCTTATAACGATCATTGCTAAAAATATCTATCTAATTTTTATCAAATAAAGAGTTATGCTTAAAAAGTATAGCTCTTTTTACTTGTTAAGGTTTTGTTAATTTTTTTGTATCTTAGTCAAAAGCGCAAAAAATGAAAACCTACTATAATTATCAGTTTCTTATTATTTTTAGCTTCTTACTTTTCATCAATTGTAATTCAAATGAGGCAGATATATTTGAATCTTCTTTTAATGAAGAACTAGGTATTTTAAATGAATTGCGTATTGATATTCAGACATTAGCACAAACTTCTACCTGCGATTCAAATACTGAATGCCGTTTTAT is from Flavobacteriaceae bacterium and encodes:
- a CDS encoding BrxA/BrxB family bacilliredoxin produces the protein MYPADLVKPMREDLTNVGFEELQTVEAVDAALTKEGTTLVVVNSVCGCAAANARPGARLSLQNAKRPTNLVTVFAGVDADATNAARGYMIPFPPSSPSIALFKDGELVHMLERHHIEGRPADLIAENLMDAYNDHC
- a CDS encoding molecular chaperone DjiA, which translates into the protein MFDSASSGNRDRLIGERQEYRRRQQNAYNTRGSRTQQQPKTQSGDFEVSLLILASIIIKADGKQDQRELDFVRQQFNSMYGSERANHAFKLFKNISKQNISTRQVCLQIKQMMDHPSRLQLMHFLFGIAKADELVTEDEVRQIYTIAGYLGINSRDFESIKAMFYNSSENAYKILEISKSATDDEVKKAYRKMAKKYHPDKVIHLGKEHQQGAEQKFRQVQEAYERLQKERGF